The Apium graveolens cultivar Ventura chromosome 6, ASM990537v1, whole genome shotgun sequence genome contains a region encoding:
- the LOC141665227 gene encoding ABC transporter G family member 29-like, with protein sequence MGDGETFAEGTGKLSRMVSRNMENAFGSSRTWNRANEDEVALRLAVLDKLPTYRRVRRAIVTSITNGSDDNNNGKVAHKEIDVRELDSNDRKQFIDRLFKVPQDDNDKFLRNFRRRIDNVGIELPRVEVRFENLTVDAHCFIGNRTLPTLSNAALNTAESALSWFGIKSGNKTKITILKDATGIIKPARMALLLGPPSSGKTTFLLALAGKLESNLKIEGEITYNGHRLEEFVAPKTSAYISQNDVHVGQMTVKETLDFSARCQGVGSRYELLTELARKEKEEGIYPNAELDLFMKQTAIRGIQSSLITDYTLRILGLDICQDTIIGDEMLRGISGGQKKRVTTGLDSSTTFQIVKCLQQIVHLTEATVLMSLLQPDPETFNLFDDVILLSEGQIVYQGPRDHIVEFFEKCGFKCPERKGIADFLQERKQVTSRKDQEQYWADRTQPYKYISVSEFKRQFKRFHAGLRLENDLSIPYDKSRSHGAALVFKKYLASKIEMLKTTYDKEWLLVKRNSFFYVFKMVQIIIMAIITATVFLSKRMKTDNEADGAVFIGSLSFAVLTNIFNGFAELALIIQRLPVFYKQRDLLFHPPWAFTLPIFLLTIPISVVESTIYTAITYYSIGYAPEASRFFKQLLLIFLIQQMATSLFRLICGLCRTKFISNTGGGLTLLVLILFGFVLPKDDVPNWLEWAYWLSPIPYTTSSLAVNEMLAPRWMSKLASDNKSSLGVAVLKSFNFHVNPNWVWICAAALFGFIVLFNILFTFALTYLREMEIQQQSNRSNYNKPNIIDDSSLTTAAAGIGLKRGMVLPFTQLAMSFDAVNYYVDVPPHMKEQVNDDKLQLLTQVSGAFKPGILTALMGVSGAGKTTLMDVLSGRKTGGHIEGDIRISGYPKKQETFARVTGYCEQNDIHSPQVTVRESLIYSAFLRLSKDINTEDKMTFVDEVIRLVELDNLKDAIVGLPGVTGLSTEQRKRLTIAVELVANPSIIFMDEPTSGLDARAAAIVMRTIRNTVDTGRTVVCTIHQPSIDIFEAFDELLLLKSGGQVIYSGPLGRNSHLLVEYFEEINGVPKIKERYNPATWMLEVSSVGAEFRLGMDFAEYYKSSKLYQRNNVLVKELSTPSPGHEDLYFPTKYSRSTWEQFNSCLWKQRLSYWRTPEYNLVRYVFTGTVALILGAVFWKIGAQRKKSTELNTIIGAMVNSVMFVGINNCMTVQPIIDIERTVFYRERSAGMYSALPYAMAQVFVEIPYTLLQAITYSLISYSMLGFEWTTSKFLWFIFIHFFTFLYFTYYGMMTVSLTPNHQIAAILSGAFYGLFNLFSGFYIPKPRIPGWWLWYYYICPVAWTVYGLIVSQFGNVEDTIKVPGVTPDPTIKSYIEAQFGYDPEFMVPVGTIIVGFTVFFACMYALCLRTLNFQTR encoded by the exons ATGGGGGACGGGGAGACTTTTGCAGAAGGGACTGGGAAGCTGAGCAGAATGGTCAGTCGTAATATGGAAAATGCATTTGGGAGTTCCAGAACATGGAATAGAGCAAATGAGGATGAAGTTGCTCTGAGATTGGCTGTTCTAGACAAACTGCCTACTTACAGAAGGGTAAGAAGAGCTATAGTTACATCTATCACCAATGGCAGTGATGACAATAATAACGGAAAGGTTGCACACAAGGAGATTGATGTCCGAGAGCTAGACAGTAATGACAGGAAACAATTCATTGATAGGCTGTTTAAGGTTCCCCAGGACGATAATGACAAATTCTTAAGAAATTTCAGGAGACGCATCGACAA CGTAGGAATTGAACTTCCAAGAGTAGAGGTTAGGTTTGAGAATTTAACTGTGGATGCTCACTGCTTCATTGGAAATAGAACGCTTCCCACCTTATCAAATGCTGCACTGAACACAGCCGAATCAGCTTTGAGTTGGTTTGGCATTAAATCCggaaataaaacaaaaattacAATTCTGAAAGATGCAACTGGGATAATTAAACCAGCAAG AATGGCCCTGCTATTAGGCCCACCTTCTTCTGGAAAGACAACCTTTTTGTTGGCTCTGGCTGGAAAACTTGAATCAAACTTGAAG ATTGAAGGAGAAATTACTTATAATGGACATAGACTTGAAGAGTTTGTGGCGCCAAAGACATCTGCATACATTAGCCAAAACGATGTTCATGTTGGACAAATGACTGTTAAAGAAACCCTGGATTTCTCTGCAAGGTGCCAGGGTGTTGGATCAAGATATG AACTCTTAACTGAGCTtgcaaggaaagaaaaggaaGAGGGGATATATCCTAACGCTGAGCTCGATCTTTTCATGAAG CAAACAGCAATTCGAGGAATTCAGAGCAGTTTAATTACTGATTACACATTAAGG ATATTAGGACTTGACATATGCCAAGACACAATAATCGGGGATGAAATGCTACGAGGAATATCAGGTGGCCAGAAAAAGAGAGTAACAACAG GCTTGGATAGCTCCACAACATTTCAGATAGTCAAGTGCTTGCAGCAGATAGTCCATTTAACTGAGGCTACCGTGTTGATGTCCCTTCTTCAACCGGATCCTGAGACGTTCAATCTCTTTGATGATGTCATTTTACTATCCGAGGGACAGATTGTTTACCAAGGCCCACGGGATCACATTGTCGAATTCTTCGAGAAATGTGGTTTCAAATGCCCAGAGCGTAAGGGTATCGCTGACTTCTTACAAGAG CGCAAGCAGGTTACTTCAAGGAAGGACCAAGAGCAGTACTGGGCAGACAGAACTCAACCTTACAAATACATATCTGTTTCAGAGTTCAAAAGACAATTCAAACGTTTTCATGCGGGCCTAAGGCTTGAGAACGATCTTTCTATTCCATacgacaagtcaagaagccatGGAGCTGCTCTAGTTTTCAAGAAATATCTGGCCTCTAAAATTGAGATGCTGAAGACCACATACGATAAAGAATGGTTGCTGGTAAAGAGAAATTCTTTCTTTTATGTGTTCAAGATGGTCCAGATAATCATTATGGCAATCATCACAGCAACTGTGTTTTTGAGTAAAAGAATGAAGACTGATAATGAAGCCGATGGGGCAGTTTTTATTGGTTCCCTTTCATTTGCCGTGCTAACTAATATCTTCAATGGTTTTGCTGAACTTGCTCTTATCATTCAACGACTTCCTGTATTTTACAAGCAAAGGGACCTTCTCTTCCACCCGCCATGGGCTTTCACACTTCCAATATTTCTACTCACGATACCGATATCTGTCGTAGAATCTACAATTTACACAGCCATAACTTATTATAGTATTGGATATGCTCCGGAAGCTAGTAG GTTCTTCAAGCAGCTGCTGCTGATATTTCTGATACAGCAAATGGCTACCAGCCTTTTTAGGTTAATCTGTGGACTATGCAGAACCAAATTCATTTCAAATACTGGTGGAGGACTCACTCTTCTCGTTTTAATTCTTTTTGGGTTTGTTCTTCCAAAAG ATGATGTCCCAAATTGGTTAGAGTGGGCTTACTGGCTTTCACCAATACCTTACACAACAAGTTCCCTAGCTGTAAATGAGATGCTTGCTCCAAGGTGGATGAGCAAGTTG GCTTCTGACAACAAATCAAGCTTAGGCGTTGCAGTTTTAAAGAGCTTTAATTTCCATGTCAACCCAAATTGGGTTTGGATATGCGCAGCTGCTCTTTTTGGCTTTATAGTTCtctttaacattcttttcaccTTTGCTCTTACATACTTGA GAGAAATGGAAATCCAACAACAAAGTAATCGGTCAAACTACAATAAACCTAACATTATAGATGATTCAAGCCTCACGACTGCAGCAGCTGGGATTGGCCTTAAGAGAGGAATGGTTCTTCCATTCACTCAACTAGCAATGTCATTTGATGCCGTAAATTACTACGTGGATGTGCCTCCG CATATGAAGGAACAAGTGAACGATGACAAGCTCCAGTTACTTACACAAGTATCTGGTGCATTTAAGCCTGGAATTCTGACTGCCCTGATGGGAGTAAGTGGGGCCGGAAAGACAACACTGATGGATGTTTTATCGGGGAGAAAAACTGGAGGTCATATAGAAGGTGACATCAGAATTTCAGGATATCCAAAGAAACAAGAAACATTTGCTCGAGTAACTGGATACTGTGAGCAAAATGATATTCACTCACCTCAAGTCACTGTTCGAGAATCATTAATTTACTCAGCATTTCTCCGTCTCTCTAAAGACATAAATACAGAAGACAAGATG ACATTTGTAGATGAAGTAATTAGGCTGGTTGAACTAGACAATCTTAAAGATGCTATTGTGGGACTTCCGGGAGTTACTGGTTTGTCAACAGAACAAAGAAAGAGACTGACAATAGCTGTTGAGCTTGTCGCAAATCCCTCAATCATATTCATGGATGAACCTACTTCAGGTCTTGATGCTAGAGCTGCAGCGATTGTCATGAGAACTATCAGAAACACAGTGGACACGGGGAGAACTGTTGTTTGCACAATCCATCAGCCTAGCATCGACATTTTTGAAGCGTTTGACGAG TTGCTACTCCTTAAAAGCGGTGGACAAGTTATCTACTCAGGACCACTTGGACGGAATTCTCATTTACTTGTTGAATATTTTGAG GAGATCAATGGGGTCCCGAAAATTAAAGAAAGATACAACCCTGCGACATGGATGCTTGAAGTAAGCTCAGTTGGTGCAGAATTCCGACTTGGAATGGATTTTGCAGAGTACTACAAATCATCGAAGTTGTATCA AAGAAACAACGTATTAGTGAAGGAGTTAAGCACACCTAGTCCAGGGCATGAGGACCTATATTTTCCTACAAAATATTCTCGGTCCACATGGGAGCAGTTCAATTCTTGCTTATGGAAACAAAGGCTTAGTTATTGGCGAACCCCTGAATATAACCTTGTTAGATACGTTTTCACGGGAACAGTAGCACTCATTCTTGGGGCTGTTTTCTGGAAGATTGGTGCTCAGAG GAAAAAAAGCACTGAGCTGAACACTATTATTGGAGCCATGGTTAATTCTGTGATGTTTGTTGGGATCAACAACTGCATGACAGTACAGCCAATAATAGACATTGAGAGAACGGTTTTTTATCGAGAAAGATCTGCAGGGATGTACTCTGCATTACCATATGCTATGGCACAG GTCTTTGTTGAAATACCATACACGCTTCTCCAAGCAATAACTTACTCCTTAATATCTTACTCCATGTTGGGATTCGAATGGACAACCTCTAAGTTCTTGTGGTTCATCTTCATCCACTTCTTTACATTTCTTTACTTCACATACTACGGGATGATGACTGTATCCTTGACACCTAATCACCAGATAGCAGCAATACTATCGGGTGCCTTCTACGGACTCTTCAACTTATTTTCTGGTTTCTACATTCCCAAACCA CGAATTCCAGGATGGTGGCTGTGGTACTACTATATATGCCCAGTGGCATGGACTGTATACGGATTAATAGTATCTCAATTTGGCAATGTCGAAGACACCATCAAAGTTCCAGGGGTAACGCCTGACCCAACAATCAAGTCTTATATAGAAGCGCAATTTGGCTATGATCCTGAATTCATGGTGCCAGTGGGTACAATAATAGTTGGGTTCACAGTCTTTTTCGCATGCATGTATGCCTTGTGCTTAAGAACTCTCAACTTCCAAACCAGGTAG